A window of the Brumimicrobium sp. genome harbors these coding sequences:
- a CDS encoding DNA starvation/stationary phase protection protein, which yields MKSNKVLGFEKTEMEAMVESLNLLLANLHVHYQKLRNYHWNVTGGEFFEIHELTEVEYNQVLTEIDDVAERIRVFGAYPMSTLKEYLSKSEIKETKVKHNAKEIVKEILDDFGVLISLMIDTIELTQDMGDVSTNEMLTGFMKRREKMHWMLNAFITE from the coding sequence ATGAAGTCAAATAAAGTGCTTGGTTTTGAAAAAACAGAAATGGAAGCTATGGTGGAGAGTTTGAATTTGCTATTAGCAAACCTTCATGTACACTATCAGAAATTAAGGAATTATCACTGGAATGTTACAGGAGGAGAGTTCTTTGAGATCCACGAATTAACAGAAGTTGAATATAATCAGGTGTTGACTGAAATTGATGATGTTGCAGAAAGAATTCGTGTATTTGGAGCATATCCAATGAGTACTTTGAAAGAGTATTTATCAAAATCTGAAATTAAAGAGACTAAAGTAAAGCATAATGCTAAAGAAATTGTGAAGGAAATATTAGATGATTTTGGAGTACTTATTTCATTAATGATTGATACGATAGAATTGACTCAAGATATGGGTGATGTTTCAACAAATGAAATGTTGACAGGCTTTATGAAAAGACGTGAGAAAATGCACTGGATGTTAAATGCATTTATTACAGAATAA
- the queD gene encoding 6-carboxytetrahydropterin synthase QueD: MQIFKQFTFDSAHFLPHVPANHKCKRMHGHTYLLKIIVEGELDSHLAWVMDFKDLKDIVGPVIDSLDHHILNEIPGLENPTCEMLSVWIWNKIKPQLPLLKRIELNETPTSGAIYEGK; the protein is encoded by the coding sequence ATGCAGATTTTTAAACAATTCACATTTGACTCAGCTCATTTTTTACCTCATGTCCCTGCTAACCATAAATGCAAACGAATGCACGGTCACACCTATCTTTTAAAGATAATTGTCGAGGGAGAATTAGATAGTCACTTAGCTTGGGTTATGGATTTCAAAGATTTAAAAGATATAGTTGGACCTGTTATAGACAGCTTAGATCATCATATTCTGAATGAAATCCCAGGTTTAGAAAATCCAACTTGTGAAATGCTATCTGTATGGATATGGAATAAAATAAAACCTCAATTACCTTTATTAAAGCGAATTGAATTAAATGAGACACCTACATCTGGCGCCATTTATGAAGGAAAATAA
- a CDS encoding rhomboid family intramembrane serine protease has protein sequence MTLLQYPITIAIIILTSLISIVAFKDGDLKYKLLLYPYRMRHNKETYRILSHIFIHADYMHLIFNMVVLFSFGSIMEHLFNVSFGSELGSFHFLILYLAGGVVATIWPCIRNSENPSYMSLGASGAVSAILFASIIWIPYGGIYVMFIPIEIPAWLFGILYLLFEFYMNKKGGGKIAHDAHIGGALFGVFYAIIIEPHKGTEFINYILG, from the coding sequence ATGACACTCTTACAGTATCCAATAACTATAGCAATTATTATATTAACTTCACTGATTTCCATAGTGGCTTTTAAAGATGGAGATTTGAAGTATAAGCTATTGTTGTATCCTTATAGAATGAGGCATAACAAGGAAACTTACCGCATCTTATCCCATATTTTCATTCATGCTGATTATATGCATTTGATTTTTAATATGGTTGTTCTGTTTTCTTTTGGAAGTATTATGGAACACCTTTTTAATGTCTCTTTTGGTTCTGAGCTGGGTAGCTTTCATTTTTTAATACTTTATTTAGCGGGAGGTGTTGTGGCTACTATATGGCCGTGCATTCGAAATAGTGAGAACCCTTCTTATATGAGTTTAGGTGCTTCTGGAGCAGTATCTGCTATACTGTTTGCTTCAATCATTTGGATTCCTTACGGAGGAATATATGTGATGTTTATACCTATCGAAATTCCTGCATGGTTATTTGGTATATTATACTTGCTGTTTGAATTTTATATGAATAAAAAGGGAGGGGGAAAGATTGCGCATGACGCGCATATTGGAGGAGCCTTGTTTGGGGTATTTTATGCCATTATCATAGAGCCTCATAAAGGAACGGAGTTTATTAATTATATTTTAGGTTGA
- the rpmA gene encoding 50S ribosomal protein L27 has protein sequence MAHKKGVGSSKNGRESHSKRLGVKIYGGQAAIAGNIIVRQRGTQHHPGENVGIGKDHTLYALTDGIVEFRKKKENRSFVSVTPFEEN, from the coding sequence ATGGCACATAAAAAAGGAGTCGGTAGTTCGAAAAACGGTCGTGAATCACACAGCAAACGACTTGGAGTTAAAATATATGGTGGACAAGCTGCTATTGCTGGAAACATTATCGTTCGTCAAAGAGGAACTCAACATCATCCAGGAGAAAATGTAGGTATTGGTAAAGACCATACATTATATGCTTTAACTGATGGTATCGTTGAATTCAGAAAGAAAAAAGAAAATAGATCTTTTGTTTCAGTTACTCCATTTGAGGAAAACTAA
- a CDS encoding tetratricopeptide repeat protein, with protein MKNEQYKNEYDKGLLWSFLLFIFIMVLLILFTYKGNQTAIENKEITQRKGSESILVNLDNLVELSKDDQITADTLRSIFSEKQKWNLENSFNKESYTEANVIFYNHLPYIDYQNYRNDSISIRFSISSNKKESSGIQLFSYSDILKQANEYYNKGNYKKALIYYLSILNEYPNDINGSFYGGICYYNLGDFENSIILFRNAYSTGYQNFKQEANLWIAQSYIHLNKELKAQYWLKNVIEENSYYANQAKQFLENIGVKKND; from the coding sequence ATGAAAAATGAACAATATAAAAATGAATATGATAAAGGACTTCTTTGGAGTTTTCTCTTATTTATTTTCATTATGGTCCTACTAATTTTATTTACATATAAAGGAAATCAAACCGCCATAGAGAATAAGGAAATCACTCAAAGAAAGGGGTCAGAATCTATTCTTGTCAACCTAGATAACTTAGTTGAACTCTCAAAAGATGATCAGATTACAGCAGACACCTTACGTTCTATATTCTCAGAAAAGCAGAAATGGAACTTAGAAAATTCTTTCAACAAGGAGTCCTATACGGAGGCTAATGTGATTTTTTACAATCACCTTCCATATATAGATTATCAAAATTATCGAAATGACTCTATCTCGATTAGGTTTAGTATCTCGAGCAACAAAAAAGAAAGCTCAGGTATTCAATTATTCAGCTATTCAGATATTCTCAAACAAGCAAATGAATATTACAACAAAGGAAATTATAAAAAAGCATTAATTTATTATCTCTCGATATTAAATGAATATCCCAACGACATAAACGGAAGTTTTTACGGTGGAATTTGTTATTATAATTTGGGAGATTTTGAGAATTCTATTATACTTTTTAGAAATGCTTATTCCACAGGATATCAAAATTTTAAGCAAGAGGCTAATTTATGGATAGCGCAATCATATATTCATTTAAACAAAGAACTAAAAGCTCAATATTGGCTTAAAAACGTTATAGAGGAAAATAGCTATTACGCAAATCAGGCAAAACAATTTTTAGAAAATATTGGTGTGAAAAAAAATGACTAA
- the rplU gene encoding 50S ribosomal protein L21 produces MYAIVEIAGQQFKVEKDQRVFVHRLDAQEGDKIDFDRVLLTDDKGKVKVGAPAIDGAKVSAKVERHLKGNKVIVFKKKRRKGYQKQNGHRQFLTEITITGIKA; encoded by the coding sequence ATGTACGCAATTGTAGAGATAGCAGGGCAACAATTCAAAGTAGAAAAAGATCAACGAGTTTTCGTTCATCGTTTAGACGCACAAGAAGGAGATAAAATTGATTTCGACCGTGTTCTTTTAACAGATGACAAAGGAAAAGTAAAAGTTGGCGCCCCAGCTATAGACGGTGCAAAGGTTTCTGCAAAAGTAGAACGTCACCTTAAAGGAAATAAAGTAATTGTCTTCAAAAAGAAAAGAAGAAAAGGTTACCAAAAACAAAATGGTCACCGTCAGTTCTTAACTGAAATAACAATTACAGGAATTAAAGCTTAA
- the rpe gene encoding ribulose-phosphate 3-epimerase gives MSTIVSPSVLSADFANLERDITMLNSSVAEWIHIDVMDGQFVPNISFGLPVLSAIHKHAEKILDVHLMIATPDDYISDFKEAGADILTVHYEACTHLHRTLQVIKSHGMKAGVALNPHTPIHLLADIIQEIDVVLIMSVNPGFGGQKFISHTVEKVKTLKKLITEKGCNTLIEVDGGVNLNTGKELVEAGADALVAGSFVFNSSNPIETISELSKL, from the coding sequence ATGAGTACAATAGTTTCTCCTTCTGTTTTATCCGCTGACTTTGCCAATCTCGAAAGGGATATTACAATGCTAAACAGTAGCGTAGCTGAATGGATACATATAGATGTAATGGATGGGCAATTTGTACCTAATATTTCTTTTGGATTACCTGTCTTGAGTGCTATTCATAAACATGCAGAAAAAATTCTAGATGTTCATTTAATGATAGCCACTCCAGATGATTATATCTCCGATTTTAAAGAAGCCGGGGCTGACATTTTAACTGTGCATTATGAAGCTTGCACGCATCTACACAGAACTCTTCAAGTCATAAAAAGTCATGGAATGAAAGCTGGAGTTGCACTCAATCCTCACACACCTATCCACCTTTTAGCCGATATTATTCAAGAAATTGATGTTGTACTTATCATGTCCGTAAATCCTGGATTTGGTGGTCAAAAATTCATTTCTCACACTGTTGAAAAAGTAAAAACTTTAAAGAAATTAATCACAGAAAAAGGTTGCAATACATTAATTGAAGTTGATGGGGGCGTTAATCTTAATACTGGAAAAGAGCTAGTGGAGGCTGGTGCAGATGCTTTAGTTGCCGGTAGTTTTGTTTTCAATTCATCTAATCCTATAGAAACTATTTCCGAACTAAGCAAATTATAA